One Lachancea thermotolerans CBS 6340 chromosome F complete sequence DNA window includes the following coding sequences:
- the NGG1 gene encoding histone acetyltransferase NGG1 (similar to uniprot|P32494 Saccharomyces cerevisiae YDR176W NGG1 Transcriptional regulator involved in glucose repression of Gal4p-regulated genes component of transcriptional adaptor and histone acetyltransferase complexes the ADA complex the SAGA complex and the SLIK complex): protein MSRAARRGKGIKDENLEDELAHEPSRLLTSILKTLDLTFERDIGLLNGKHVRTLPGAPALTNLRGSLEKLETTLERILASDRTTVAKIKEAIEATPVPQKGPETSQPSPSAEPVAPEAPTSDEEANDAPKRQTTRKRSLKIEDEEEEREDQEVRKHSEKTVPPEKEQEETSHVDKKSKTEIDRIESDPSVKNPKSEFVVSQTLPAAAVTLGLFTNKGLESTGEEFLKKKYGVSSYPTSDLKEFMPGELPDMDFSRPKPTNQIQYTTFLTSVDSFFRDLNDDDVKFLKNKYIIPPNVSVERAYDPEVTPYVIPKLGPLYTETWAKEDNNQNIANLSPPPLNDPSSILPRKSSGDLSDDVLDTEEVSCGPLVSRLLSAILKDELPADGNSGTKEENDGESLPDEESKTFTPNPNSSALTPSSEMDDNKNQNTSSTSAIPQQQGWNASSVSLDYPTFEERLKRELKYVGIYMNLPRDEDSTYGEDPDWLAGREDDEISAELRELQSELKQVTKKNMKRKAILIPLVERQLAWQEYASILDDLDKQVDQAYIKRIRVPKNKKKKQQASASALNSTSQAAIQAAHQQAASSSLKSLLDKRRRWISKIGPLFDRPEIMKRFPKESVFRDLDQEEEDEDGDVFGNNGNSKDDELTDSLQTKEE, encoded by the coding sequence ATGTCGCGGGCTGCGAGAAGAGGTAAGGGAATCAAAGACGAAAATCTCGAGGATGAGCTGGCGCACGAGCCCTCAAGACTTTTAACatcaattttgaagacaCTAGACCTTACATTCGAACGTGACATAGGACTTTTAAACGGTAAGCATGTGCGGACGCTGCCAGGTGCTCCGGCGCTTACGAATCTTCGGGGCAGCCTAGAGAAGCTGGAGACAACATTAGAAAGAATCCTAGCCAGCGATCGCACTACAGTTgcaaaaatcaaagaagcaatagAAGCTACGCCTGTGCCGCAGAAGGGCCCGGAAACTTCACAGCCGTCTCCCAGTGCCGAACCGGTAGCACCAGAAGCTCCAACAAGCGACGAAGAAGCTAACGATGCTCCCAAGAGGCAGACCACGCGCAAAAGGTCCCTGAAgattgaagatgaggaggaggagagaGAGGACCAGGAGGTTCGTAAACACTCTGAAAAGACTGTTCCACCCGAGAAAGAACAGGAAGAGACGTCCCATGTGGACAAAAAGTCGAAAACAGAAATAGATCGCATTGAAAGTGACCCGTCCGTGAAAAACCCAAAGTCGGAGTTTGTTGTCTCGCAGACGCTTCCTGCAGCTGCCGTGACGCTCGGGCTATTCACCAACAAGGGCCTCGAAAGCACGGGAGAGgagtttctgaaaaagaagtacgGTGTTTCTAGCTACCCAACGAGTGACTTAAAAGAATTTATGCCAGGCGAACTACCTGATATGGATTTCTCGAGGCCAAAACCAACGAACCAAATCCAATACACAACATTCCTTACTTCCGTTGACAGCTTTTTCCGGGACCTAAATGACGATGATGTCAAATTCCTGAAGAATAAGTATATAATACCGCCTAACGTTTCGGTGGAGAGAGCATACGACCCCGAAGTTACTCCATACGTTATCCCAAAGCTAGGACCATTATACACCGAGACGTGGGCCAAAGAGGACAACAATCAAAACATAGCCAACTTGTCGCCGCCTCCGTTGAACGATCCATCAAGCATCCTTCCCAGAAAATCAAGTGGTGACTTATCTGACGATGTGCTAGACACTGAAGAGGTATCATGCGGCCCACTTGTGTCGAGGCTTCTTTCTGctattttgaaagatgagCTTCCAGCAGATGGAAATAGTGGTacgaaagaagaaaacgaTGGTGAGTCTTTACCTGATGAGGAATCCAAAACTTTCACTCCAAATCCCAACTCATCCGCCCTCACCCCATCAAGCGAGATGGATGAcaacaaaaaccaaaacaCATCGTCAACTAGCGCTATACCTCAACAACAAGGATGGAATGCCAGCAGTGTTAGCCTTGACTACCCCACTTTCGAAGAACGTTTAAAAAGGGAACTGAAATACGTTGGGATCTATATGAATCTTCCGAGAGACGAAGACAGCACCTACGGAGAAGACCCAGACTGGTTAGCTGGACGGGAGGACGACGAGATAAGCGCGGAGCTGCGTGAACTACAGAGTGAATTGAAGCAGGttacaaagaaaaataTGAAAAGGAAAGCGATACTCATACCCCTAGTGGAACGTCAGCTGGCATGGCAAGAATACGCATCCATCCTGGACGACCTTGACAAACAGGTTGATCAGGCATACATCAAGCGGATTCGGGTtcccaaaaacaagaaaaagaagcagcaagCTTCGGCTTCTGCCTTGAACTCGACATCCCAAGCTGCAATTCAAGCAGCCCATCAGCAGGCCGCCAGCTCTAGTCTCAAATCATTGCTAGATAAGAGGAGAAGATggatttcaaagatagGGCCTCTTTTCGACCGTCCTGAGATTATGAAGAGATTTCCAAAGGAGAGTGTTTTTAGAGACTTAGACcaggaggaggaagatgaggacGGTGATGTGTTTGGTAATAACGGGAACAGCAAGGATGACGAGCTAACCGACAGTTTACAGACGAAGGAGGAATGA
- the RSM24 gene encoding mitochondrial 37S ribosomal protein mS35 (similar to uniprot|Q03976 Saccharomyces cerevisiae YDR175C RSM24 Mitochondrial ribosomal protein of the small subunit): MRCGIPLMIRSALICRNSVTNSAVKTGSIATELYLEPSKWRALKPEQIFSLYQERVVRLGSEYKPCKEELDALLSTAETTGVSPKTIRNIYYGGEQAAYDATGANIEDDFKPSPFMFDDLPSQAQALVQQHREQRFYNRLAAYELPKLVQYRQEYKRPSQKTHPVTYRYTTYIGEEHPNSRKVVVSLKTQQLGLNDKEVHKFRLLARTRYDHTTDIFKMSSDRYPEAAQNARYLSDKLQALIKEAKDTSDDFSDVPLDTRHTTARNLRRKTRGYKFPEEWKRPQDAPKEMVNVAELIQKTL, encoded by the coding sequence ATGAGATGTGGAATACCACTAATGATACGCTCTGCGTTAATCTGCAGGAATTCTGTAACGAATAGTGCAGTGAAGACTGGCTCAATCGCAACAGAACTTTACCTAGAACCCTCAAAATGGAGAGCATTGAAACCCGAACAAATCTTCTCACTGTACCAGGAAAGAGTCGTAAGACTTGGGAGTGAGTACAAGCCGTGTAAGGAGGAGCTAGACGCGCTTTTGTCCACCGCCGAGACGACTGGCGTgtctccaaaaacaattAGGAACATTTACTACGGCGGTGAGCAAGCTGCATACGACGCAACTGGCGCCAACATTGAGGATGACTTCAAGCCCTCTCCTTTCATGTTTGACGACCTCCCCTCGCAAGCGCAGGCGCTAGTGCAGCAGCACCGGGAGCAGCGTTTCTACAACCGTCTGGCTGCCTACGAGCTGCCAAAGCTGGTTCAGTATCGCCAAGAATACAAAAGGCCCTCTCAAAAAACACACCCGGTCACCTATCGGTACACGACATACATCGGCGAGGAGCATCCCAATTCACGCAAGGTTGTAGTCAGTCTCAAGACCCAGCAGCTCGGTCTGAACGACAAAGAAGTGCACAAGTTCCGTCTTCTGGCGCGTACGCGTTATGACCACACCACAGACATCTTCAAGATGTCCTCTGACAGGTACCCCGAGGCGGCACAGAACGCACGCTACTTGAGTGACAAGCTGCAGGCGTTgatcaaagaagcaaagGACACTTCGGACGACTTTTCGGACGTGCCTCTGGACACTAGACACACGACTGCCCGGAACCTACGCAGGAAGACCCGTGGATACAAATTCCCAGAGGAGTGGAAGAGACCCCAGGACGCTCCCAAGGAAATGGTCAACGTGGCCGAGCTTATCCAGAAGACCCTGTGA
- the HMO1 gene encoding Hmo1p (similar to uniprot|Q03973 Saccharomyces cerevisiae YDR174W HMO1 Chromatin associated high mobility group (HMG) family member involved in genome maintenance rDNA- binding component of the Pol I transcription system associates with a 5'-3' DNA helicase and Fpr1p a prolyl isomerase) produces the protein MSEPSIKLRTAKDTLVSSLFELSKSANQTASSIIDFYNAVGEDEDEKLEAFTTLTEALQKLTSATNQVQVVSSELTNPLEDDKEVIASIASPVKAPARKRAERDPNAPKKPLTVFFAYSAYVRQALREERQKAGLPPLSSTEITQEISKKWKEMSDVEKDKWKQAYNVELQNYHLEKLKYLEDKKNGVAPSQDAPSSAPVPIPDYLQTELNEFEPPKEKRPHEDEGNGGSSEKKKKKKKKDKKKDKHSSS, from the exons ATGTCGGAACCATCTATTAAACTCAGGACCGCTAAGGATACG CTGGTGTCTTCGCTGTTCGAACTATCGAAGTCGGCGAACCAGACGGCGTCGAGTATCATCGACTTCTACAACGCGGTGGGcgaagacgaagatgagaaaCTGGAGGCTTTCACCACGCTGACAGAAGCACTGCAGAAGCTTACGTCAGCGACGAATCAAGTGCAGGTGGTGAGCTCGGAGTTGACGAACCCGCTGGAGGACGACAAGGAGGTGATCGCGAGCATCGCGTCGCCTGTGAAGGCGCCCGCGCGCAAGCGCGCGGAGCGCGACCCCAACGCGCCCAAGAAGCCGCTGACGGTGTTCTTCGCGTACTCCGCGTACGTGCGCCAGGCGCTGCGCGAGGAGCGGCAGAAGGCCGGCTTGCCGCCGCTCTCGTCGACCGAGATCACGCAGGAGATTTCCAAGAAGTGGAAGGAGATGAGCGACGTCGAGAAGGACAAGTGGAAGCAGGCGTACAACGTGGAGCTCCAGAACTACCAcctcgagaagctcaagtACCTGgaggacaagaagaacggGGTCGCGCCCTCGCAGGACGCGCCCAGCTCCGCGCCCGTGCCCATCCCAGACTACCTGCAGACGGAGCTGAACGAGTTCGAGCCACCCAAGGAGAAGCGCCCCCACGAGGACGAGGGCAACGGCGGCAGCTccgaaaagaagaagaagaagaagaagaaggacaagaagaaggacaagcACAGCTCCTCGTGA
- a CDS encoding KLTH0F09042p (weakly similar to uniprot|Q07904 YLR004C Saccharomyces cerevisiae YLR004C Hypothetical ORF), which yields MSVHEKKDDTKERIQVEAGEMLDIQSSSTHNTGKGQLDIAAEHAVGADLFQELLLEDRETDDREYAPIRRKIDRWLLPVLCVTYMLQFLDKLSLNYASAYSMNADLHLKGNEYSNIAAIFNVGYLVGSIPANWVIQKLPVAKYTGCALIVWAILLIAHIGAKSYSGMMALRFILGLMEASISPSNMMMCSMFYNKQEQPFRMCTFLSMNGVATMVGALLAYGLGHSTSTTLKPWKLIFLVIGLINFVWGFVFLYMAPDSPANARFLTHEEKLKVVERVSKNQMGIKDTKLKPQQALEALRDPNTIILALIGLGCGVVNGGTSNFISSLIKGFGFSGLNATLLQLPTGAIELVCVFAAGVLALFTKKNIRVILLFVLCIPTLAGLIGIHLIPLSHKWALVGCCWLLYIIGGPVIMCWVLLNVTVAGSSKISTSKIMWFLMYTAGNIIGAKIFYAKEAPKYITGMKGLIASYGGMMFLCIVYYALMWRRNRTRNQKYGELTPEGEKVGIINGFKDHTDFENKFFRYHF from the coding sequence ATGAGTGTGCACGAGAAAAAAGACGACACCAAAGAACGCATTCAGGTCGAGGCCGGCGAGATGCTGGACATCCAGAGCTCCTCGACCCACAACACTGGCAAGGGCCAGCTCGATATCGCTGCGGAGCACGCGGTGGGCGCGGACCTgttccaggagctgctgctcgaggACCGCGAGACAGACGACAGGGAGTACGCGCCTATCCGGCGCAAGATCGACAGGTGGCTGCTGCCCGTCCTGTGTGTGACCTACATGCTACAGTTTTTGGACAAGCTTTCGCTTAACTACGCGTCCGCGTACTCGATGAACGCAGACTTGCATTTGAAAGGCAACGAATATTCGAACATCGCAGCCATCTTCAATGTGGGCTACCTCGTGGGCTCGATCCCGGCCAACTGGGTGATCCAGAAACTTCCCGTGGCCAAGTACACCGGGTGCGCGCTGATCGTGTGGGCGATTTTGCTGATCGCACACATCGGCGCGAAGAGCTATTCGGGAATGATGGCACTGCGTTTTATTTTGGGACTCATGGAGGCTTCCATCTCTCCCTCCAACATGATGATGTGCAGCATGTTCTACAACAAGCAGGAGCAACCCTTCAGAATGTGCACGTTTTTGAGTATGAACGGTGTGGCCACCATGGTCGGGGCCTTGCTGGCATACGGCCTGGGCCACTCTACCAGCACCACTCTGAAGCCATGGAAGCTGATTTTCTTGGTCATCGGACTAATCAACTTTGTTTGGGGCTTTGTGTTCTTGTACATGGCGCCAGACTCTCCTGCCAACGCACGGTTCCTGACCCACgaggagaagctgaagGTCGTGGAGCGTGTGTCGAAGAATCAGATGGGTATTAAGGACACCAAACTCAAGCCACAGCAAGCGCTCGAGGCCCTGCGCGACCCCAACACCATTATCCTGGCGCTCATTGGTCTTGGCTGCGGTGTCGTTAACGGCGGTACCTCCAACTTTATCTCCTCGCTAATCAAAGGTTTTGGATTCTCAGGTCTGAACGCAACTCTTCTGCAGCTACCTACCGGTGCCATTGAGCTTGTGTGCGTGTTTGCCGCAGGCGTGCTGGCGCTTttcaccaagaagaacattcGTGTGATCCTGCTGTTCGTGCTATGTATTCCTACTCTCGCGGGTCTCATCGGGATCCACCTGATTCCTCTAAGTCACAAGTGGGCGCTGGTcggctgctgctggctgcTGTACATCATCGGCGGGCCCGTGATCATGTGTTGGGTCCTGCTGAACGTCACTGTCGCGGGTTCCTCCAAGATCTCCACCTCCAAGATCATGTGGTTCCTGATGTACACCGCGGGCAACATTATCGGTGCCAAGATCTTCTACGCCAAGGAGGCGCCAAAGTACATCACAGGTATGAAGGGTCTGATTGCGTCCTACGGGGGCATGATGTTCCTGTGCATAGTCTACTACGCGCTGATGTGGAGGAGAAACCGCACCAGAAACCAGAAGTACGGCGAGTTGACGCCCGAGGGCGAGAAGGTAGGTATCATCAACGGTTTCAAGGACCACACGGACTTTGAgaacaagttcttcagaTACCACTTCTGA
- the ZRT2 gene encoding low-affinity Zn(2+) transporter ZRT2 (similar to uniprot|Q12436 Saccharomyces cerevisiae YLR130C ZRT2 Low-affinity zinc transporter of the plasma membrane transcription is induced under low- zinc conditions by the Zap1p transcription factor) gives MLAAEAYAGLAKREQCSTSNEFDGREGLRVGALFVIMASSALGAFFPIMASNYSAVSLPDWCFFVAKFFGSGVIIATGFVHLLQPANEALTDPCLTGTFQDYPWAFGICLMSLYAIFLVEIVTHHMLSRVAPAYSATEARAHSGSDATCMDDELRLSELQDLRSKPQEMSKPGSDGDAVYQEAHRVLSASSSTVTEGFLSQVVTVFILEFGVIFHSVFIGLSLAVSGSEFITLFIVLIFHQMFEGLGLGTRIAEISWPANKRYTPWILALGFSISTPIAIAIGLGVRHSLSTNSRSGLIANGCFDAISSGILIYTGLVELMAHEFIFSSQFKGPGGLKKMLFAFTMMCAGSGLMALLGRWA, from the coding sequence ATGCTCGCAGCAGAAGCGTACGCGGGCTTGGCCAAGCGAGAACAATGCTCTACGAGCAACGAGTTTGACGGGCGGGAAGGCCTGCGCGTCGGCGCCCTGTTCGTGATCATGGCGTCGTCCGCGCTGGGTGCGTTCTTCCCTATCATGGCGTCGAATTACAGCGCGGTGAGCCTGCCGGACTGGTGCTTTTTCGTGgccaagttctttggctCGGGCGTCATCATCGCGACGGGCTTTGTGCATTTGCTGCAGCCGGCCAACGAGGCGTTGACGGACCCGTGCCTGACTGGCACGTTCCAGGACTACCCGTGGGCGTTCGGAATCTGTCTCATGTCGCTGTATGCGATTTTCTTGGTGGAGATTGTGACGCACCACATGCTCTCGCGCGTGGCGCCGGCCTATTCTGCCACGGAAGCCCGCGCGCACAGCGGTTCCGACGCAACCTGCATGGACGACGAGCTCCGGCTTTCAGAGCTGCAGGACCTGCGCTCCAAGCCACAAGAGATGTCGAAGCCGGGATCCGATGGCGACGCCGTCtaccaagaagctcacCGCGTGCTCAGCGCATCCAGCAGCACGGTCACGGAGGGCTTTCTCAGTCAGGTTGTGACTGTGTTCATCCTTGAGTTCGGCGTCATCTTCCACTCTGTTTTTATCGGTCTCTCGCTCGCGGTGTCTGGCAGCGAGTTTATCACGCTCTTCATTGTTCTGATCTTCCATCAGATGTTCGAGGGTCTCGGTCTGGGCACCAGAATCGCAGAAATTTCGTGGCCGGCTAACAAAAGATACACGCCCTGGATCCTAGCGCTCGGGTTCAGTATATCTACGCCCATCGCCATCGCCATCGGCTTGGGCGTCAGGCATTCGCTTTCCACAAACTCAAGGTCGGGACTCATCGCCAATGGCTGTTTTGACGCCATTTCATCAGGTATTCTGATTTACACCGGGCTGGTCGAGCTAATGGCCCACGAGTTCATTTTTTCCAGCCAGTTCAAGGGTCCTGGCGGTCTCAAAAAGATGCTTTTCGCCTTCACAATGATGTGCGCCGGCTCTGGACTGATGGCGCTTCTCGGCAGATGGGCTTAG
- the ARG82 gene encoding inositol polyphosphate multikinase (similar to uniprot|P07250 Saccharomyces cerevisiae YDR173C ARG82 Protein involved in regulation of arginine-responsive and Mcm1p-dependent genes has a dual-specificity inositol polyphosphate kinase activity required for regulation of phosphate- and nitrogen- responsive genes), whose protein sequence is MSGSYRKAKHQAAGHDGNFTDEGESLFFKPTTAQEVEFYQDIQRRYTDSTSEDLKLDAWMPVFLGTLELGVTGRARESDDSEVQSAITAHANLTQVEPELVPPNKPIIVLENLLRGYRTPNILDVKLGKTLHDEFASEDKKLRLRKVSQETTSGSLGLRICGMKIQESAAASTLDDCTYARESDGYISINKFYGRELNVNNVKDGFKLFFDSNSLSCDRRKALTETFLQRIQLLYNTLLEEEVRMISASLLLVYEADSDRWDELQDEDTLLRTDFFQDFSDDEEEEEPTAPLSSLSLIDFAHSKVTKGQGYDENVICGVESLIDIFDEMRLPSN, encoded by the coding sequence ATGAGCGGATCTTATCGTAAAGCGAAGCATCAGGCAGCTGGACATGATGGTAACTTCACGGATGAGGGCGAGAGCCTATTCTTCAAACCTACAACAGCTCAAGAGGTTGAATTTTACCAGGATATTCAGCGTAGATATACAGATAGCACCTCAGAAGACCTCAAGCTTGATGCATGGATGCCTGTTTTCTTGGGAACCCTCGAGCTTGGAGTGACAGGGAGGGCACGCGAGTCCGATGACAGCGAGGTTCAATCAGCTATCACTGCACATGCGAATCTGACCCAGGTCGAACCCGAGCTCGTTCCCCCCAATAAGCCCATCATTGTACTTGAGAACCTTTTGCGTGGTTACAGAACACCGAATATTCTCGATGTCAAGCTGGGGAAGACGTTACACGATGAGTTTGCCTCAGAAGACAAGAAACTGCGTCTCAGAAAGGTCAGCCAGGAAACAACCTCAGGAAGCTTAGGACTCAGAATATGTGGTAtgaaaattcaagagaGCGCTGCGGCATCAACGCTCGACGACTGTACCTATGCCCGTGAAAGTGATGGATATATCTCCATTAATAAGTTCTACGGACGTGAGCTCAATGTCAATAACGTGAAGGATggtttcaagctcttttttgaTAGCAATAGCCTAAGTTGTGATCGCAGAAAAGCTCTTACTGAGACTTTCCTGCAGCGAATCCAGCTCCTATACAACACTCTGTTAGAAGAGGAAGTGCGAATGATATCCGCTAGCCTTCTACTCGTGTATGAAGCCGACTCCGATCGCTGGGACGAGCTCCAGGATGAAGACACCCTTCTACGTACTGATTTTTTCCAGGACTTTAGCgatgatgaggaagaagaagagcccaCCGCACCACTGAGTTCACTCTCATTGATTGATTTTGCTCACTCTAAAGTGACCAAAGGTCAAGGGTACGACGAGAATGTAATTTGTGGTGTCGAGTCCCTTATAGATATATTCGATGAGATGCGTCTTCCTTCCAACTAA
- the SUP35 gene encoding translation termination factor GTPase eRF3 (some similarities with uniprot|P05453 Saccharomyces cerevisiae YDR172W SUP35 Translation termination factor eRF3 altered protein conformation creates the [PSI()] prion a dominant cytoplasmically inherited protein aggregate that alters translational fidelity and creates a nonsense suppressor phenotype), whose translation MSQQGQDQSQDQQQGLYNRYYQNAGQQPGYQQPAGNYQQYYQAYGQQQQQQQAGGYQAYDPNAQAYQGYDQNAQGYQGYQGYNQGYQGYNQGGRGGFKGNRGGYRNNNNAGYGGYQAYNQQQAYQPFEQQAQQSQGMTLQDFQNQKSTGLNTPAASTAAAASPSAPAPKPKKTLKLASSSGIKLVGATKKPEVVKKEEPKKEEPKKEEQSAEDNTQESTGPAADNAGEEATKDSETALPKVEQLKISEEKPAKKEEETANASTAQASSADAIIKEQEDEIDEEIVNDMFGGKDHMSIIFMGHVDAGKSTMGGNLLYLTGSVDKRTVEKYEREAKDAGRQGWYLSWVMDTNKEERNDGKTIEVGRAYFETEKRRYTILDAPGHKMYVSEMIGGASQADVGILVISARKGEYETGFEKGGQTREHALLAKTQGVNKMIVVVNKMDDPTVGWDKERYDLCVKNISTFLKAIGYNIKQEVIFMPVSGYTGAGLKERVNPKDCPWYKGPALLEYLDNMTHVDRRINAPFMLPIASKMKDLGTIVEGKIASGHIKKNTSTLLMPNRIPVEIVNIYNETEAEVDMAVCGEQVRLKIKGVEEEDISPGFVLTSPKNPVKNVTKFIAEIVIVELKSIISAGFSCVMHVHTAIEEVTISKLLHKLEKGTNRRSKKPPAFAKKGMKIIALLETEEPVCVETYQDYPQLGRFTLRDQGTTIAIGKIVKIKD comes from the coding sequence ATGTCTCAGCAAGGCCAAGACCAGTCTCAAGACCAACAGCAAGGGCTGTACAACCGCTACTATCAAAACGCGGGACAGCAGCCCGGCTACCAGCAACCAGCAGGCAACTATCAGCAATACTATCAGGCGTacggccagcagcagcagcagcagcaagcaGGCGGATATCAAGCGTACGACCCAAACGCACAAGCATACCAGGGCTACGACCAGAACGCCCAAGGATACCAAGGCTACCAAGGCTACAACCAGGGCTACCAGGGCTACAACCAAGGTGGTCGCGGCGGATTCAAGGGTAACCGTGGAGGATACagaaacaacaacaacgcCGGCTATGGCGGCTACCAGGCCTACAACCAACAGCAAGCTTACCAGCCTTTTGAACAGCAAGCACAGCAGTCTCAGGGCATGACTTTGCAGGACTTCCAGAACCAGAAGAGCACAGGTCTCAACACCCCTGCAGCTTCTACTGCGGCCGCCGCTTCTCCTTCTGCGCCTGCTCCAAAGCCCAAGAAAACCCTGAAGCTTGCCTCCAGCTCTGGCATCAAATTAGTTGGTGCCACTAAGAAGCCCGAGGTtgtcaagaaagaagagccaaAAAAGGAAGAACCTAAGAAAGAGGAGCAATCCGCTGAAGACAACACCCAAGAGTCAACTGGTCCAGCTGCTGACAATGCTGGCGAAGAGGCCACCAAAGATAGCGAGACTGCTTTGCCAAAGgttgagcagctcaaaaTTAGCGAAGAGAAAccagccaagaaggaagaGGAGACCGCGAATGCCTCCACTGCCCAGGCTAGTTCCGCAGACGCCATCatcaaagaacaagaggATGAAATTGACGAAGAGATTGTCAACGATATGTTCGGCGGCAAGGACCACATGTCTATTATTTTTATGGGCCATGTCGACGCTGGTAAATCAACCATGGGCGGTAACCTTCTATACCTAACGGGCTCTGTGGACAAAAGAACCGTTGAGAAATATGAGAGAGAGGCCAAGGATGCTGGTAGACAAGGCTGGTATCTGTCGTGGGTCATGGACACAAACAAGGAAGAGAGAAATGACGGTAAGACCATCGAGGTTGGAAGAGCTTACTTCGAGACAGAAAAGAGAAGATACACCATCTTGGATGCTCCTGGCCACAAGATGTATGTTTCTGAAATGATTGGTGGTGCGTCCCAAGCTGACGTCGGTATTCTTGTGATCTCCGCAAGAAAGGGTGAATATGAAACAGGTTTCGAGAAGGGCGGTCAAACCAGAGAGCATGCTCTATTGGCGAAGACACAGGGTGTCAACAAAATGATCGTAGTTGTCAACAAAATGGACGACCCCACTGTCGGTTGGGACAAGGAGCGTTACGACCTCTGTGTCAAGAACATTTCtactttcttgaaggccATTGGATACAACATTAAGCAAGAAGTAATTTTCATGCCTGTATCTGGTTACACTGGCGCCGGTTTGAAGGAACGTGTCAATCCAAAGGACTGCCCTTGGTACAAGGGCCCTGCTCTGCTTGAGTACCTGGATAACATGACTCACGTGGACCGCCGCATTAATGCTCCTTTCATGCTGCCAATCGCGTCTAAAATGAAGGACTTGGGTACTATCGTCGAGGGTAAAATTGCCTCGGGccacatcaagaagaacacCAGCACACTGTTGATGCCAAACAGAATCCCAGTTGAAATTGTCAATATCTACAACGAGACTGAGGCCGAGGTTGACATGGCTGTTTGTGGTGAGCAAGTCAGATTGAAAATCAAGGGTGTTGAGGAGGAAGATATTTCTCCAGGTTTCGTCCTAACATCTCCTAAGAACCCTGTGAAGAACGTTACCAAATTCATTGCTGAAATTGTCATAGTTGAACTGAAATCTATCATATCTGCTGGTTTCTCATGTGTCATGCACGTTCACACTGCTATCGAAGAAGTCACTATCTCCAAGTTGTTGCATAAGCTAGAAAAGGGCACCAACCGTAGATCTAAGAAGCCTCCTGCTTTCGCTAAGAAGGGTATGAAGATCATTGCGCTTTTGGAGACTGAGGAACCGGTTTGTGTTGAGACTTACCAGGATTACCCACAGCTAGGTAGATTCACACTGAGAGACCAGGGTACCACTATTGCCATTGGTAAGATTGTAAAGATTAAGGATTAA